A genomic stretch from Bacteroidales bacterium includes:
- a CDS encoding adenosylhomocysteinase, with protein sequence VYRLPKYLDEEVARLHLEKIGVTLTKLSKEQADYIGVKVEGPYKADHYRY encoded by the coding sequence GCGTTTACCGTCTGCCAAAATACTTAGACGAAGAAGTTGCGCGTTTACATTTGGAGAAAATTGGCGTAACGTTAACAAAATTATCTAAGGAACAAGCAGATTATATTGGTGTAAAAGTAGAAGGCCCTTATAAGGCAGATCATTACCGTTATTAA
- a CDS encoding response regulator transcription factor has protein sequence MIKAICIDDEQHARESIIDLLKLSNSDIEIVGEADSVESGILTIEKLKPDLVFLDIQLNDGMGFDLLKRLSKIDFKLIFITAYEEFALRAFKFSAIDYLLKPINPPDFFVALSKTEILHEKENQHKYLEALLSHLNPNDRKRKKLVLRTAESIHLIDIQSIIRCEANSGYTKFFLDNDKNILVSKGLIEYDELLSTCGFIRTHQSHLININFIESYEKTEGGYILMQDKTIVPVSNRKKESIIRLFDQL, from the coding sequence ATGATAAAAGCAATTTGTATTGACGATGAACAACATGCTCGCGAATCAATTATCGATTTGTTAAAACTTAGCAATTCCGATATTGAAATAGTTGGTGAAGCCGATAGTGTTGAATCCGGAATATTGACAATAGAAAAACTAAAACCAGATTTGGTTTTTCTTGATATTCAGTTAAACGACGGAATGGGTTTCGATTTATTAAAACGACTATCAAAAATTGATTTCAAACTAATTTTTATTACCGCTTACGAAGAATTTGCTCTTAGAGCCTTTAAATTCTCAGCCATAGATTATTTGCTTAAACCCATAAATCCTCCCGATTTTTTTGTAGCTCTTAGCAAAACTGAAATCCTCCACGAAAAAGAAAATCAACATAAATATTTAGAAGCTCTTTTATCACACCTAAACCCCAACGACAGAAAAAGAAAAAAATTAGTGTTACGAACAGCCGAAAGTATTCACTTGATTGATATACAAAGTATTATACGCTGCGAGGCAAACAGTGGATATACAAAATTCTTTCTTGATAACGATAAAAATATTTTAGTCTCAAAAGGTTTGATAGAATATGATGAATTATTGAGTACTTGCGGCTTTATCCGTACGCACCAGTCGCACCTCATCAATATAAACTTTATAGAAAGTTATGAGAAAACCGAAGGCGGTTATATCCTGATGCAGGATAAAACTATCGTCCCTGTTTCAAATAGAAAAAAAGAAAGTATTATCCGGCTTTTTGATCAGCTATAA